TCATATGATTTAAGCTTATTAATAATGAGTTAAGTAAAATGATAAAAGGCTACCTGGTTTTTAGCCATATAGAGCTTATCTATCAGTTTTCTGTCGAGAGTGGTAAGTGAATATTCCTTGGGGTAAATTAACACATCTTTATAACGGATATCTGAATCGGCACACTTTCTTTGTATCACACCCCAAGTTCGCAATAGTTCTTCTTGCAGGGGTGAGCTCCACATGTATGAATTAGGCAATGATGATAATAAAGTAAGTCTGGTATACTGATCACCGACATAGATGGTTTTGTGAATATGATTGCTATCAGGCAGAGGCGTTTCACCAGCGGATATGTAAGGGATAGCAGTGTCTCCTGGAAGAATCTCTAAGCAATCGGCTAATTTATGCTTAAGTAAAACCTTTTCATGTGCTATTTTATGATTTTCCGACATAATAGCCATACAATCGAATTCCCATATAAGGTCATAATTTAGCTCTTTTTCTTTGAGATAATTTAAAAAATATGTTTCATATACAGTTTGATAACGAATGACACCCAAATCAAATTTATCGTAGAGTATATTATTGATTGCTTCAATGGAGCCTGCCTCCTTCATGCAGATTTCTATTTCTTTGGAATGCTCCAAGTCCTTAATAAACTGAATAAAGCCATCTTTTAAATAACTTCCGTAAGGAAGAGATATATTAAGATATTGTTTTTGGGTATCGTCTTGCTGGTTCAGGGCTTCCATCTTTTCTATCTGAGCCAGAATATTTTTGGCATAAACTAAAAATTCCGCGCCTTTTTGGGTCGGAATGACTCCCTTAGAGGTTCTTTTAAAAATAGATATCCCCAGAGAATCTTCTAGTTCTTTTATTGCCTTACTTAAATTAGGCTGAGCCATATACAGGGTATCTGCTGCCTGAGTAATGGAGCCAAAGCGCTCTACCTCAACAGCATATTTATAATATAAAGTGTTCATGTATACCTCCCATAAAATTAATCAAAGCATATGTTCCTTTAGCTTATCTTTTAGATGCTGTGATAGTATAGCAAGAGAAGCAGCCATGTTTTCATTCCGAACCATGATTCCCTCCGGTGTAGTAAGCCTAATGGGAGAAAAGTTCCAGATAGCTAAAATTCCTCCTGCAACCATCTGGTCGCAAACAGTCTGCGCCTGATTTGCAGGCACGGTTATAATTCCAATATGGATATTTAACCTGCGGCAGACACTGCTTAATTTGCTGACAGGAAGAACTTTTTTTCCGTTGATTTCAGTATCGATTAAACCATCCTGATTATCAAAGGCAGCAACTATATGCATGCCGCTTATTTCAAATCCTTTATAAGAAAGCAAAGCTTTTCCAAGAGATCCTGCGCCAACCAGAACCGCATCTTTTACATTATGATAACCTAAAAGTTCCTCCATATTATAGATTAAATCCTGGATATAAAAACCGGCTTTTGGTTTTCCCTTTGAGGAGCTGACTGCTGCCAAATCTTTTCTCACCTGAACCTCATTGAGTCCCAAATCTGCTGCTATGGCGGGGGAGGCTATCTGGGTGATACCTTTTTTTTGAAGTTGCTTTATATAATGCAGGTAGTATGGCATACGTTCCAATGCCTGCGTGGATAATGCAATAGGTGTTACTTTTTCGTTTTTCATAGGTACCTCACTTTGATATCAGTATCTCATTATCGATATTATAATACTGGAAGGAAAAGCTGTCAATCATTATGCCTTTTAATAAAAAAGTTGTTAGAAAAGAGAAATATAAATAAGGGAGAAGTGTTTGATATTTTACAACAATCACTAAACAAAAGGTTTAAATTTTTAGAACAGTTGTTAGTTTTATAATAATAATAATAATATAAAATTATTAATGTACTTTGAATAAACAAGAGCTTTATTAATTTTATGATGCATGAAATATCAGGAGGAAACAAGGTTGAATAAAAATATTCAACCCCTTGATTTGTACGCGACCAATGGCCGCAGATGGGAGCTGAAAATGAAAATAAAACCGTTAAAAAATCATTTACTCGTTGAAATGGTAGAAAATGATGAATCCACAAAAAACGGTATTATACTAGTCGGAAATGCAAAGGTTGAATCTAACATAGCAAAGATTGTTGAGACGGCTGATATTTATGATGAGAATCAGGATATCATGTTAAAAGGGGATAAGATTATTATTAATCCCCACCTTGGTACAAAAATTAATTTTAATAATGCGGAATATCTTATTATTAATCAAAAAGATATTTTAGCAGTATTAATGTAATTAGAGAGGATATGTTTTATGTCAAAAAAAATTATTTATGGAGAGGATGCCAGAAAGGCTTTAAAGGCAGGACTTGATACGTTAGCGGATACAGTAAAGATAACTTTGGGTCCAAAGGGCAGAAATGTTGTATTAGATAAACAATATGGAACGCCATTAATTACTAATGATGGGGTTACTATAGCAAAAGAGATGGAACTTACCAATGCTTTCGAAAATATGGGAGCGCAGCTAGTGAAAGAAGTAGCAACGAAGACCAATGATGTTGCCGGAGACGGAACAACCACTGCCACTTTGCTTGCGCAGGCTATGGTACGTTATGGTATGAAAAATATAAGTTCCGGAGCGAATCCAGTACTAGT
The nucleotide sequence above comes from Anaerocolumna cellulosilytica. Encoded proteins:
- a CDS encoding LysR family transcriptional regulator, which translates into the protein MNTLYYKYAVEVERFGSITQAADTLYMAQPNLSKAIKELEDSLGISIFKRTSKGVIPTQKGAEFLVYAKNILAQIEKMEALNQQDDTQKQYLNISLPYGSYLKDGFIQFIKDLEHSKEIEICMKEAGSIEAINNILYDKFDLGVIRYQTVYETYFLNYLKEKELNYDLIWEFDCMAIMSENHKIAHEKVLLKHKLADCLEILPGDTAIPYISAGETPLPDSNHIHKTIYVGDQYTRLTLLSSLPNSYMWSSPLQEELLRTWGVIQRKCADSDIRYKDVLIYPKEYSLTTLDRKLIDKLYMAKNQVAFYHFT
- a CDS encoding redox-sensing transcriptional repressor Rex: MKNEKVTPIALSTQALERMPYYLHYIKQLQKKGITQIASPAIAADLGLNEVQVRKDLAAVSSSKGKPKAGFYIQDLIYNMEELLGYHNVKDAVLVGAGSLGKALLSYKGFEISGMHIVAAFDNQDGLIDTEINGKKVLPVSKLSSVCRRLNIHIGIITVPANQAQTVCDQMVAGGILAIWNFSPIRLTTPEGIMVRNENMAASLAILSQHLKDKLKEHML